A single genomic interval of Candidatus Omnitrophota bacterium harbors:
- a CDS encoding mitochondrial fission ELM1 family protein — translation MKYRDVIDSILVAIVAVLSRSLTALPWGVTLGLGTFFGGIAYYLSPNRRRVGIKNLRNAFGSLYSHEELARILRKAYQDMGCNVAEIVAMPKVDDTHLREHLGVKGDEGFQKIMDQGKGAILITGHFGNWELGNHYACARGFPLTVLARDQKFERLYSFLNSRRSSRGSVVVSKGMNMRQLIHNLRGGGLLALLSDQDAGRNGIWAPLFGTIASVPKGSFVIALRAGAPMVPVFVIREQGTKHRIELEEPLEVRPGSFDEQVQDLCVQFNQRLEKQVSANPTQWLWAHKRWKSSPVRRILILDDGKLGHLRQSEAVADMARGHFINQLGQRGYDPELIEVRARSVRVEHVSAGRRKRMLLLSGMALLRPWLSPWLLRTCLTPDTLQALNADAPDLIVSCGSATAPLNLLLGNLYGSKCVVVQRAPVFGSKGFDLAILPRHDVVRVRHNEVAVLGALNALASHHLDRAAEFWRAQLKLGAGESCVGLLIGGDSKHCVWDGDSLPALVSEVLELSKSLGFKVLLTTSRRTPKGAEQAIR, via the coding sequence GTGAAGTACAGGGACGTGATTGATTCTATTCTCGTTGCTATTGTCGCTGTTCTTTCGCGTTCACTGACGGCTTTGCCGTGGGGAGTTACCCTCGGACTCGGGACGTTCTTTGGGGGTATTGCTTACTACCTCAGTCCCAACCGGCGCCGGGTGGGGATCAAAAATTTGCGCAACGCCTTTGGGAGCCTTTACTCGCATGAGGAATTGGCAAGAATTCTCCGGAAAGCTTACCAGGATATGGGTTGCAATGTGGCGGAGATTGTTGCCATGCCCAAGGTCGATGACACGCATTTGCGGGAGCACTTGGGTGTGAAGGGTGATGAAGGCTTTCAGAAAATTATGGATCAGGGGAAGGGTGCGATCCTCATTACAGGTCACTTTGGAAATTGGGAGCTGGGCAATCACTACGCGTGCGCGCGCGGATTCCCTCTTACGGTTCTCGCCCGTGATCAAAAATTTGAACGCCTGTATTCCTTTCTCAATAGCCGGCGCTCTTCCCGAGGAAGTGTGGTCGTTTCCAAGGGAATGAATATGAGGCAACTGATTCACAACTTGCGAGGCGGCGGATTACTGGCATTACTCTCAGACCAAGATGCAGGCCGCAACGGGATTTGGGCCCCGCTTTTTGGCACGATCGCTTCGGTGCCAAAAGGGTCCTTTGTCATTGCCCTCAGGGCAGGGGCGCCGATGGTGCCGGTGTTTGTGATCCGCGAGCAGGGCACGAAACACCGTATTGAACTGGAGGAGCCGTTGGAGGTGCGGCCGGGCAGCTTTGACGAACAGGTACAGGACTTGTGCGTCCAATTTAACCAGCGGTTGGAAAAACAGGTGAGCGCCAACCCCACGCAGTGGCTTTGGGCGCACAAGCGCTGGAAATCCTCGCCAGTGCGCCGCATTCTGATCCTGGACGACGGGAAGCTGGGCCACCTGCGCCAATCCGAAGCGGTTGCGGACATGGCGCGCGGCCATTTTATCAATCAGTTGGGCCAACGCGGATATGACCCGGAGCTCATCGAGGTGCGCGCGCGCAGCGTTCGCGTGGAACACGTGTCTGCGGGCAGGCGTAAACGGATGCTTCTTCTTTCCGGCATGGCGCTTCTCCGGCCTTGGCTGAGTCCGTGGTTGTTGCGCACCTGTTTAACCCCGGATACCTTACAGGCCCTGAACGCGGATGCCCCGGACCTGATTGTCTCTTGCGGCAGCGCCACAGCTCCCCTGAATTTATTGCTCGGAAATTTATACGGGAGCAAGTGTGTTGTTGTGCAGAGGGCCCCGGTCTTTGGATCCAAGGGTTTTGACCTGGCAATCCTGCCCAGGCACGACGTGGTCCGTGTGCGGCATAATGAAGTGGCTGTGCTCGGAGCGCTCAATGCGCTTGCCTCGCATCACTTGGACCGGGCTGCGGAATTCTGGCGGGCGCAGCTGAAATTGGGGGCCGGTGAGTCTTGTGTGGGGCTTTTGATCGGCGGGGACAGCAAACACTGCGTGTGGGATGGGGATAGTCTGCCGGCTTTGGTTTCGGAAGTGCTCGAGCTTTCGAAGTCTTTGGGCTTCAAGGTATTGCTGACCACCTCGCGCCGGACCCCTAAGGGTGCCGAGCAGGCCATCCG
- the lpxK gene encoding tetraacyldisaccharide 4'-kinase has translation MAHLQLFLYTILYLVAFPFVVFFWILRKGRVPTGWKQRLGWERPDWPAHPQSEGVRTYWVHAVSVGEAMAAGVLMRALREREPLLRFVLTTVTETGQAVARRAASEADVVCYVPFDLPPLVHSFIRFYKPEALFLMETEIWPGLIGSSHLAGLPVCIANGRLSPKSFASYLEWRILIGPWLHKISVWAVQSEADQDRVLKLGIHPERVHVSGNLKYAVAPGSKGAWSREKDLGLAADHVLWMCGSTHEPEEFLIAKAYLELKSEYPQLRLFLVPRHVERFGAVESQLRKLGLSCLRWSAFRDKQIAGFLWEDSQQVVVGDTVGELFDLYANADLVFVGGSLLPHGGQNPIEAAYWGKPVCFGPHMINFRDVARQFVNAGAAVQVGSGPELVQALGPWLGDAAKRREAGRAGHALVQAQSAVAQKTCDALRSVSRPVRQLPAWEEWAPLLRPLSWIYALGIDVRNHLYERGWLPSVRLDAPVLSVGNLSCGGTGKTPMVALLARWALDRGKEVLVLSRGYGSAVAGQSDEVEWLRARVPEARVVAHPNRALAGAQALEQSPADLVILDDGFQHRCVKRDLDLVLLDATRPFYADQLLPAGTLRESKTALRRATHLCLTRVNEVSPEQLERMESELRELCPSCVPAKASVRPRRLWSLVNGKTVDLQFLNSKHIGAMSGIGNPQSFETQLIFLGGRLEFTQHFRDHHPYSAYDLRAVAAQARDTRAEAVVCTEKDAVKCVPLIRTQRDLAEACEWYALEVEWVIEEGEEALIQGLENFGISVQEKV, from the coding sequence ATGGCCCATCTTCAGCTCTTCCTCTACACGATCCTCTATCTGGTTGCCTTTCCCTTTGTCGTCTTCTTCTGGATTCTCCGCAAGGGCCGTGTGCCCACGGGGTGGAAGCAGCGCTTAGGTTGGGAGCGTCCGGATTGGCCGGCTCATCCGCAGTCCGAAGGCGTGCGCACTTATTGGGTTCATGCCGTGAGCGTGGGGGAGGCGATGGCTGCAGGCGTGCTCATGCGCGCCTTGCGGGAGCGGGAGCCGCTTCTGCGTTTTGTGCTGACCACCGTGACGGAGACCGGGCAGGCCGTGGCCCGGCGCGCAGCCTCAGAGGCAGATGTCGTGTGCTATGTGCCTTTTGATCTGCCGCCCTTGGTTCACTCCTTTATTCGCTTCTACAAACCCGAGGCCCTTTTTTTGATGGAGACCGAGATTTGGCCCGGACTCATCGGCAGCAGCCATTTGGCCGGGCTCCCGGTTTGTATTGCCAATGGCCGTCTTTCGCCTAAGTCTTTTGCTTCTTATCTGGAATGGCGGATTCTGATTGGGCCGTGGCTTCATAAGATCAGTGTGTGGGCTGTCCAGAGCGAGGCGGATCAAGACCGGGTCCTGAAGTTAGGGATTCATCCGGAGCGGGTTCACGTCAGCGGGAATCTCAAATACGCCGTGGCGCCGGGGAGTAAGGGCGCGTGGAGCCGTGAAAAGGATCTGGGCTTGGCAGCGGACCATGTACTGTGGATGTGCGGGAGCACACACGAGCCCGAAGAATTTCTGATCGCCAAGGCATATCTGGAGTTGAAGAGTGAATACCCGCAACTGCGGCTTTTTTTGGTGCCCCGGCATGTGGAGCGTTTCGGAGCGGTCGAATCTCAGCTCCGGAAACTGGGTTTGAGTTGCTTGAGATGGTCTGCGTTCAGGGACAAGCAGATCGCGGGTTTTCTGTGGGAGGATTCGCAACAGGTGGTGGTCGGAGACACGGTGGGCGAACTCTTCGATTTGTATGCGAACGCGGATTTGGTTTTTGTGGGGGGGAGTTTGCTTCCTCACGGCGGACAAAATCCGATTGAAGCGGCGTACTGGGGAAAGCCGGTGTGCTTCGGACCGCATATGATCAATTTTCGCGATGTGGCCCGGCAATTTGTGAATGCGGGTGCCGCGGTGCAGGTGGGCTCCGGGCCGGAGCTGGTTCAGGCTCTGGGGCCCTGGCTTGGCGATGCGGCAAAGCGCCGGGAGGCGGGCCGGGCCGGACATGCCTTAGTGCAAGCCCAGAGTGCAGTGGCCCAAAAGACCTGTGATGCGCTGCGGAGTGTGTCGCGCCCGGTCCGGCAACTGCCGGCATGGGAAGAATGGGCGCCGCTCTTGAGGCCCTTGTCGTGGATTTATGCTTTGGGCATAGACGTTCGGAACCATCTCTACGAGCGCGGGTGGTTGCCCTCGGTCCGGCTCGATGCGCCGGTCCTGAGCGTGGGAAATCTCAGTTGCGGAGGCACGGGCAAGACCCCGATGGTTGCCTTGCTTGCGCGTTGGGCTCTGGATCGCGGCAAAGAGGTCTTAGTCCTTTCCAGAGGATATGGGTCTGCGGTTGCCGGCCAAAGCGACGAGGTGGAGTGGCTGCGCGCCCGGGTTCCCGAGGCCCGAGTAGTGGCTCATCCCAATCGGGCGTTAGCAGGGGCCCAGGCCTTGGAGCAGTCACCCGCGGATTTGGTGATCCTGGACGATGGTTTTCAACACCGGTGTGTGAAGCGCGATCTGGATTTGGTGCTCTTGGACGCTACACGGCCCTTTTATGCGGATCAGCTTCTGCCTGCAGGGACTTTGCGCGAGTCGAAAACGGCTTTGCGCCGGGCCACCCACCTTTGTTTGACGCGTGTGAATGAGGTGAGTCCTGAGCAGCTCGAACGAATGGAATCCGAGTTGCGGGAGCTTTGTCCCTCTTGCGTCCCGGCTAAAGCTTCGGTTCGCCCAAGGCGGCTTTGGTCTTTGGTTAATGGGAAAACTGTGGACCTTCAGTTTCTGAACTCAAAACATATTGGGGCGATGTCCGGCATTGGGAACCCTCAGAGCTTTGAAACCCAACTCATCTTCTTAGGCGGCCGGCTGGAATTCACCCAACACTTCCGGGACCATCACCCCTACAGTGCTTATGATTTGCGGGCCGTTGCCGCGCAAGCCCGGGATACTCGAGCGGAAGCCGTGGTCTGTACGGAAAAAGATGCTGTGAAGTGTGTGCCTCTGATCCGGACCCAAAGAGACTTGGCAGAGGCCTGCGAATGGTACGCCTTGGAGGTGGAATGGGTCATTGAAGAAGGGGAGGAGGCTCTGATTCAGGGCCTGGAAAATTTCGGGATTTCTGTTCAGGAGAAAGTGTAA